A stretch of Phycisphaerae bacterium DNA encodes these proteins:
- a CDS encoding tetratricopeptide repeat protein — MNNASEKKWILFIVAALAIITLGVYYQVCGHDFISYDDAVYVSQNPNVQAGVKLKTIQWAFTSGYAANWHPLTWISHMLDWQFFGSNPAGHHLTNLVFHILNTLLLFVVLKQMTSVLWQSAFVAALFALHPLHVESVAWIAERKDVLSAFFWLLTMAAYLRYVKNPGAAPYLLTLLTFALGLMSKPMLVTLPFVLLLLDYWPLERFQRRIPYRLIVEKIPLFFLSAVSSVVTFFVQWGSGALSPFIVTPLKFRVSNAVISYVGYIGKMIWPDRLAVFYPHLGQNLSILYIVMSAAFLLAVTIVILRFAKKRRYLVTGWFWYIGTLVPVIGFVQVGSQAMADRYSYITLTGLFIIIAWGIPDLLAKWRYKKIVLTLSAILVISAVSICSYFQLRCWQNSLTLFQHALDVTEDNHIAHLHIAKYMCDEGKPDEGIREYKKYLRMRPDDADVISDLGAVLCRQGRLDEGISEYKKYLRIKPDNSNVLNDIGVALSRQGKLDEAVEYFNQSLRVKPDFAAAHANLGYALSRRDDYNDAVVHLDEALRLDPDFVLAHYHLGQILAQKGEIPQAVAHFEKALELCRSPEQELLKKKIENQLTLYNSNPGNE, encoded by the coding sequence ATGAACAATGCATCAGAAAAAAAATGGATATTATTTATTGTCGCGGCATTGGCGATAATAACTCTTGGGGTTTATTATCAGGTTTGCGGACATGATTTTATCAGTTACGATGATGCCGTTTATGTTTCGCAAAACCCGAACGTTCAGGCCGGCGTTAAGCTTAAAACCATTCAGTGGGCCTTTACTTCCGGCTATGCCGCCAACTGGCATCCTTTAACATGGATTTCGCATATGCTGGACTGGCAGTTTTTCGGCTCTAATCCGGCAGGCCATCATCTTACAAATCTTGTTTTTCATATTTTAAACACTCTGCTGCTCTTTGTTGTTCTGAAACAAATGACATCTGTACTTTGGCAAAGCGCGTTTGTGGCGGCCTTATTCGCTCTGCATCCGCTGCACGTTGAATCCGTCGCATGGATAGCTGAACGCAAAGATGTGTTAAGTGCCTTCTTTTGGCTGCTCACGATGGCGGCGTATCTGCGTTATGTCAAAAATCCCGGCGCCGCCCCTTATCTGCTGACGCTGCTGACATTTGCTCTCGGCCTGATGTCAAAGCCTATGCTCGTAACTTTACCGTTTGTGCTTTTGCTTTTGGACTATTGGCCGCTCGAACGTTTTCAAAGACGGATACCTTACCGGTTGATTGTGGAAAAAATTCCTTTATTTTTTCTCTCGGCGGTTTCAAGTGTCGTTACTTTTTTTGTACAGTGGGGCAGTGGGGCGTTATCGCCGTTTATTGTGACTCCTCTAAAATTTCGTGTTTCCAACGCCGTCATCTCTTATGTCGGATACATAGGCAAAATGATTTGGCCGGACCGATTAGCCGTATTTTATCCGCATCTCGGCCAAAACCTATCTATTCTATATATTGTGATGTCAGCAGCTTTTCTGTTGGCCGTAACAATTGTCATACTTCGATTCGCTAAAAAACGCAGATACCTCGTTACGGGCTGGTTTTGGTATATTGGAACGCTTGTGCCCGTCATCGGTTTTGTGCAGGTTGGCAGTCAGGCCATGGCCGACCGTTATAGTTATATCACCCTGACTGGTCTGTTTATTATCATCGCATGGGGAATTCCGGATTTACTTGCAAAATGGCGGTATAAAAAAATTGTACTTACACTTTCTGCGATACTGGTTATTTCAGCGGTGTCGATATGCAGCTATTTTCAGCTTCGCTGCTGGCAGAATAGTTTAACTTTGTTTCAGCACGCCCTTGATGTTACCGAAGATAATCATATCGCGCACCTTCACATAGCGAAATATATGTGCGACGAGGGCAAACCTGATGAAGGTATCAGGGAGTATAAAAAATACCTCCGGATGAGACCTGATGATGCGGATGTAATCAGTGACCTTGGCGCTGTACTCTGTCGGCAGGGCAGGCTCGATGAGGGTATCAGTGAGTATAAAAAATATCTCCGGATAAAGCCTGATAATTCTAATGTGCTCAATGATATCGGCGTTGCGCTCAGTCGGCAGGGCAAGTTAGATGAAGCTGTCGAATACTTTAATCAATCTCTGCGGGTAAAACCTGATTTTGCCGCGGCCCATGCCAATTTAGGCTATGCCCTGTCCCGCCGGGACGATTACAATGACGCTGTTGTACATCTTGACGAGGCGCTGCGGCTTGACCCTGACTTTGTTTTGGCGCATTATCACCTTGGACAGATTCTGGCGCAGAAAGGGGAAATCCCCCAGGCCGTCGCGCACTTCGAAAAAGCTCTCGAATTATGCCGATCTCCTGAACAGGAATTGCTTAAAAAGAAAATTGAAAATCAGTTAACCTTGTATAATAGTAACCCCGGAAATGAATAA
- a CDS encoding tetratricopeptide repeat protein, whose amino-acid sequence MNNRFTKYRGILICLSLAIVTFAVFYQMHRFKFITFDDPDYVFENRNIQAGITPETVKWAFTTSHAANWHPVTWLSHMLDWRLFGSNAGGHHLTSLIFHIANTLLLFIVLYQMTSATWQSAFVAAMFALHPMHVESVAWVSERKDVLSTFFGMLTMLAYLRYAKKPGIVRYMLIVLTFALGLMSKPMLVTLPFVLLLLDYWPLSRLGSKRSLFYLIVEKIPLFVMVFVSCTVTFIFQKQGGAMSGKRYDFLVRFANAIISYIQYIIKMIWPVRLSYFYSHPGENISVLYAVTAAVILLTVTILILRLAGKHKYLVTGWFWYIGTLAPVIGFVQVGAQAMADRYSYITLTGLFIMIAWGLPELLGKWKYKKNVLVSFAILIIFAMSICTWFQLGYWADSKTLYQHALDVTTDNYTANIHMSESMREQGNLDDSLYYCSQAIRIMPGAVRGHLRMGYLLRQAGRLDESAREYQKCLQARPNDSNALNGLGATLSRQGKYDQAVECLAKALRIRPSYAAAHDNMGHVLAIQGKLDEAVVHLNEALRLNPDFALAHYHLGQVQMQRGEINEAVAHFDEALKLNPDWFEPMNGLSWLLAVSKNNTVHNPDKAVNLAMRACELTDYKNPEILDTLAVAYAATGDFDKAVETVQKALELCKSSKQEDLKKEIENRLALYKAGEPYVEN is encoded by the coding sequence ATGAATAACAGATTTACAAAATATCGCGGTATTTTGATTTGCCTGTCGCTGGCGATAGTGACATTTGCTGTTTTTTACCAAATGCACCGTTTTAAATTTATTACTTTTGACGACCCCGATTATGTCTTTGAAAACAGGAATATCCAGGCCGGCATCACGCCTGAAACCGTCAAATGGGCATTTACTACCAGTCACGCTGCCAACTGGCATCCGGTAACATGGCTTTCGCATATGCTCGACTGGCGGCTCTTTGGTTCTAACGCCGGCGGTCATCATCTTACCAGCCTTATATTTCACATCGCGAATACTCTGCTGCTTTTTATTGTCCTCTATCAAATGACATCTGCGACCTGGCAAAGTGCTTTTGTCGCTGCTATGTTTGCCCTTCATCCGATGCACGTCGAATCTGTTGCGTGGGTTTCCGAGCGTAAAGATGTCCTGAGTACTTTTTTCGGGATGCTTACGATGTTGGCATATCTGCGATACGCCAAAAAACCCGGCATTGTACGGTATATGCTGATAGTTTTGACTTTTGCTCTCGGTTTGATGTCAAAACCTATGCTCGTTACTCTGCCTTTTGTGTTACTCCTTTTGGATTATTGGCCATTGAGCAGACTTGGTTCGAAACGTTCGCTGTTTTATTTAATCGTCGAGAAAATTCCGTTATTTGTAATGGTCTTTGTATCGTGTACTGTTACATTTATTTTTCAGAAACAGGGCGGGGCAATGTCAGGAAAGAGATACGATTTCCTCGTCCGTTTTGCCAATGCCATTATTTCCTATATACAGTATATCATCAAAATGATTTGGCCTGTCCGGCTGTCATATTTTTATTCGCACCCCGGCGAAAATATATCTGTTCTATATGCCGTAACAGCAGCAGTTATTTTGCTGACCGTGACAATTCTTATTCTTCGCCTGGCCGGGAAACACAAATATCTGGTTACAGGCTGGTTTTGGTATATTGGAACACTTGCGCCCGTTATCGGATTTGTTCAGGTTGGTGCCCAGGCTATGGCCGACCGCTACAGCTACATCACTTTAACAGGTTTATTCATTATGATAGCCTGGGGCTTGCCGGAGCTGTTAGGAAAATGGAAATATAAAAAAAACGTACTTGTTTCATTTGCGATACTGATAATTTTTGCAATGTCGATTTGCACATGGTTCCAGCTTGGCTATTGGGCGGACAGCAAAACTTTATATCAGCACGCTCTCGATGTAACCACGGATAATTATACAGCGAATATTCATATGTCTGAATCTATGAGAGAGCAGGGCAATCTGGATGATTCGCTTTACTATTGTTCCCAGGCTATTCGAATTATGCCGGGCGCGGTACGGGGACATCTCAGAATGGGCTATCTCCTGCGGCAGGCCGGCAGGCTCGATGAATCTGCCCGGGAGTACCAAAAATGTCTTCAGGCAAGGCCGAATGATTCAAATGCGTTAAATGGTCTTGGTGCTACGCTTAGTCGGCAGGGCAAATATGACCAGGCCGTCGAATGCCTTGCCAAAGCTCTGCGAATAAGGCCGAGTTATGCCGCTGCTCATGACAATATGGGTCATGTTCTGGCAATTCAGGGGAAATTAGATGAGGCTGTCGTTCATCTTAACGAAGCCCTGAGGCTTAATCCTGATTTTGCTTTGGCGCACTATCATCTCGGACAAGTGCAAATGCAAAGAGGCGAAATCAATGAAGCTGTCGCGCACTTTGATGAGGCTTTAAAGCTTAACCCTGACTGGTTTGAGCCAATGAATGGCTTGTCCTGGCTGCTGGCGGTAAGTAAAAACAATACAGTTCACAATCCCGACAAAGCGGTCAATCTTGCCATGCGAGCCTGCGAACTTACTGACTACAAGAACCCTGAAATACTGGACACGTTGGCTGTTGCTTATGCCGCAACCGGCGATTTTGATAAAGCTGTCGAAACAGTACAAAAAGCTTTGGAATTATGCAAATCTTCCAAACAGGAAGATCTTAAAAAGGAAATTGAAAATAGGCTGGCCTTATACAAAGCGGGCGAACCTTATGTCGAAAATTAG
- a CDS encoding PEP-CTERM sorting domain-containing protein, producing MKMKCFIVLLVCLMVSGAYASVYPLTSGNWSDAANWSKSVVPPDSGDEIKLVGSESAETGQDFVITVNSTQINYATTKIDTARGSTLLVTDGYIGSGREMHIGDAGASGNGSDDGFLTITGGTVDITGSGKLFIGYKAHAVDNAITGAKGGTVSISGGYLIGTAGRIYVACASADGSIGKLSVTGSDAVISMGGQMYIANDSSSASGNTGNATVEFNVVDGDVSKIQVLETIIDSQDEEAAVATLLVNSSGAVPTGDIVLIENTGTADVVGEFDNAAEGAQFNVGGVIMTLTYQYAAGVDEVTNDIALLIPEPATIALLSLGMFIIRRKK from the coding sequence ATGAAGATGAAATGTTTTATTGTTTTGTTGGTATGTCTTATGGTGAGTGGTGCTTATGCATCTGTGTATCCTCTCACGTCAGGCAATTGGAGCGATGCTGCCAATTGGAGCAAAAGCGTAGTTCCGCCTGATAGTGGTGACGAGATTAAGCTTGTCGGCTCGGAATCTGCTGAGACAGGTCAGGATTTTGTCATTACGGTCAACTCCACTCAAATCAACTATGCAACTACCAAGATAGACACAGCTCGCGGCAGCACTCTGTTGGTGACAGATGGTTATATCGGCAGTGGCAGAGAAATGCACATTGGCGATGCCGGTGCATCAGGCAACGGTTCAGATGATGGCTTCCTGACAATAACCGGCGGCACAGTTGACATTACAGGCAGCGGGAAGCTTTTCATTGGTTACAAAGCTCACGCTGTTGACAATGCGATTACTGGAGCCAAAGGCGGCACAGTTTCAATCAGCGGCGGTTATTTAATTGGTACTGCCGGCAGAATATATGTTGCCTGCGCAAGTGCAGATGGTTCAATTGGAAAACTCTCTGTAACAGGCAGCGATGCAGTAATCAGCATGGGCGGTCAGATGTACATAGCAAATGACAGTTCGAGTGCATCCGGCAACACAGGCAACGCTACTGTCGAATTTAACGTTGTAGACGGCGATGTAAGCAAAATACAGGTGCTTGAAACTATCATTGATTCGCAGGATGAAGAAGCTGCAGTAGCAACGCTGCTTGTTAATTCAAGCGGCGCTGTACCGACGGGCGATATTGTGCTCATCGAGAATACAGGCACAGCCGATGTAGTCGGCGAATTTGATAATGCAGCCGAAGGCGCTCAGTTTAACGTTGGCGGAGTTATAATGACATTGACTTATCAGTATGCTGCTGGCGTAGATGAAGTGACTAATGACATTGCACTGTTAATTCCGGAACCCGCAACAATTGCTTTACTCAGCCTTGGTATGTTTATCATCAGACGTAAGAAATAA
- a CDS encoding LamG domain-containing protein, whose protein sequence is MKNRVKWMAFIVVALVSTSAWAVWDPDTDSNLEFNLDFESTPSAITTVDSVAALTGTLVDYNTTGQSVWRATDAIRGSKCADFNNFYDARDGAGDLNDCHISLPPNGPLFEFGDGWPGTDKTTFAFWFNMPNIQSGTFIRHIGIYDPEPENLTYYWEIRVYNSKLSFRHGLNCLRFETADSLSALGVSNNTWHHAVVVIDRENCRETAVPTKSLSSKMYIDGAEVPVVVTAVNATNMNLDSYPWYDSPLRVGAGDRDFDGLLDEVRIYSRDLSPLDVSFLYQNNPDAVHTTAILPIPGSSNVAIAADVNWVPSTGVSAQYVYFGTDPNMLNLPLVKTILHDGDVNEVNNTDLGGPFPLDVTYYWYVKSTIGGVDSNSPLWSFTTETGKAYDPVPADNQEDVDVSDVNIYWSASVSAESFDVYLSNNLAKVEAMDACQIADDITITQIDDINAPLRSETYYWRVVSNFPTGSVAGDIWSFTTRPYELVFNTRKNHTTTYQDYAIPALTCSLHSDGWTDVVTGTLDTDANIVVFNFPSGFDYDKRYDITVVPAYRGQDVNSTTNIRGISLNVTGDFYFDGKIRLAGEDLLVISNDTPLARSGGFVGPRHNSGTTGSLPDSGSWTAINISAPYYNRYNNTTGSTTSKDVFVPTAKGRSLFGPGIGVNPPYKGGGGGGYGGNGGDSGRGYFFGVFSGGYSYGSKDVPVPFGGSGGGWGGQAAGTSGAGGIEIIATGNVVLDSNSEIRANGGDALYSPTDYPGGGGAGGSVKIIAGGSFTNKGTINVNGGQGGNTSKQANECGGGGAGGRVAVFYGTTADVSEGVITARGGSKGFYGIGGASIAEDGQNGTIFITKSSDISPKRASAPTPKNGDKKVYCATDPCTIQLKWYSGYGAANDRVWFGTSSTSLAPLGTAATAATRGQHSISKSVNKDQTYYWQVKSDSNSIPSEIWSFQTVGWQCPVAVNPGSHGTTLVYVAGPTWDTNGDCVLNAEDFWYFAKDWRITRESGTQDYTLDNPELQIFASEWMLCIHRTDGCIGW, encoded by the coding sequence ATGAAAAATAGAGTGAAATGGATGGCATTTATCGTAGTGGCATTGGTTTCTACCAGTGCATGGGCTGTGTGGGATCCCGATACAGACTCAAATCTGGAGTTCAATCTTGATTTCGAGAGTACCCCGTCAGCAATAACAACAGTCGATTCAGTGGCTGCGCTTACCGGAACGCTGGTGGATTATAATACTACCGGCCAGAGCGTGTGGAGAGCTACAGATGCCATACGCGGCAGCAAATGCGCTGATTTTAATAATTTTTATGATGCCAGAGATGGCGCAGGCGATTTGAATGATTGCCATATAAGCCTTCCGCCGAATGGTCCTTTGTTCGAGTTTGGCGATGGTTGGCCGGGAACAGATAAAACCACGTTTGCCTTCTGGTTCAATATGCCGAACATACAATCCGGCACTTTTATCAGACATATAGGTATTTATGACCCTGAACCGGAGAATTTAACATATTATTGGGAAATACGTGTATATAACAGCAAATTGAGTTTTCGTCACGGACTGAATTGTCTGCGATTTGAAACGGCGGATTCTTTGAGTGCTCTGGGGGTTTCAAATAATACATGGCATCATGCTGTGGTTGTTATTGACAGAGAAAATTGCAGAGAAACAGCAGTTCCTACAAAGTCTCTAAGCAGCAAGATGTATATTGATGGCGCTGAAGTGCCTGTGGTCGTTACTGCTGTTAATGCTACTAATATGAATCTGGATTCATATCCCTGGTATGATTCTCCCTTGAGGGTAGGAGCCGGCGACCGTGATTTTGACGGTTTACTGGATGAAGTACGTATTTACAGCCGTGATTTAAGTCCTTTGGACGTCAGTTTTCTTTATCAGAATAATCCCGATGCTGTACATACAACGGCTATTCTTCCCATTCCGGGTTCTTCGAATGTCGCTATTGCTGCTGATGTTAACTGGGTTCCTTCGACCGGCGTTTCGGCTCAGTATGTATATTTCGGCACAGACCCCAATATGCTTAATCTGCCGCTTGTGAAAACTATTTTGCATGACGGCGATGTAAATGAGGTTAATAATACCGACCTTGGCGGCCCATTCCCGCTTGACGTCACATATTACTGGTATGTTAAGTCAACCATCGGCGGTGTTGATTCGAATAGTCCGCTGTGGTCTTTCACTACAGAAACGGGCAAGGCGTACGATCCGGTGCCGGCAGACAACCAGGAAGATGTTGATGTTAGTGACGTCAATATATACTGGTCTGCATCTGTTTCTGCTGAAAGTTTCGATGTTTATTTATCTAATAACTTGGCCAAAGTAGAGGCCATGGATGCTTGTCAGATTGCCGATGATATTACAATCACTCAAATTGATGATATTAACGCACCTCTGAGAAGCGAAACATATTATTGGCGTGTAGTCAGTAATTTCCCGACAGGTTCTGTGGCGGGAGATATTTGGAGTTTCACTACCAGACCGTATGAACTTGTTTTCAATACGAGAAAGAATCATACGACAACTTATCAGGACTATGCTATTCCGGCACTTACCTGTTCACTTCATTCGGACGGCTGGACAGATGTCGTAACAGGTACTCTTGATACAGATGCCAATATAGTGGTCTTTAATTTCCCGAGCGGTTTTGATTATGACAAGCGTTATGATATTACCGTCGTACCGGCTTATCGTGGTCAGGACGTTAATTCTACCACTAATATCAGGGGAATTAGCCTTAACGTAACGGGAGATTTCTACTTCGATGGCAAGATAAGGCTTGCCGGTGAAGATCTTTTGGTTATATCTAATGATACACCTCTTGCTCGTTCCGGAGGTTTCGTCGGACCGCGACATAACAGCGGTACAACAGGGTCTCTTCCTGACAGTGGAAGCTGGACGGCCATAAACATATCGGCTCCATATTATAACAGGTATAACAACACTACTGGATCTACAACTTCTAAGGATGTATTTGTTCCGACGGCCAAAGGCAGGTCTCTATTTGGCCCCGGCATTGGCGTAAATCCTCCATATAAGGGCGGCGGCGGCGGCGGTTATGGCGGTAACGGCGGCGATTCCGGCCGTGGTTATTTCTTTGGCGTATTTTCCGGCGGATACTCTTATGGCAGTAAAGATGTACCTGTTCCATTTGGCGGCAGCGGCGGCGGATGGGGCGGACAAGCTGCTGGAACTTCCGGTGCCGGCGGTATCGAAATTATCGCTACAGGCAATGTAGTTTTAGACAGCAATTCTGAAATACGTGCCAATGGCGGCGATGCATTGTATTCTCCGACTGATTATCCGGGCGGCGGCGGTGCCGGCGGTTCGGTAAAGATTATTGCCGGCGGCAGCTTCACCAATAAGGGTACTATTAATGTGAATGGCGGTCAGGGTGGAAACACCAGTAAACAGGCTAATGAATGCGGCGGCGGCGGTGCCGGCGGTCGCGTAGCCGTTTTCTACGGAACTACTGCCGACGTCAGTGAGGGTGTTATTACTGCTCGCGGCGGTTCAAAAGGATTTTATGGCATCGGCGGCGCTTCTATCGCTGAAGATGGCCAGAATGGTACTATATTCATTACAAAGAGTTCAGATATATCACCTAAGAGAGCTTCTGCTCCGACGCCGAAAAATGGCGACAAGAAGGTTTATTGTGCTACTGACCCGTGTACGATTCAACTGAAATGGTACTCCGGTTACGGCGCTGCAAATGATAGAGTTTGGTTCGGTACTTCTTCGACCAGTCTGGCTCCGCTTGGTACTGCGGCAACAGCGGCTACTCGCGGCCAGCACAGTATTTCTAAAAGTGTTAATAAGGACCAGACTTACTACTGGCAGGTTAAAAGCGATAGCAATTCTATCCCAAGCGAGATATGGTCATTTCAGACGGTTGGCTGGCAGTGTCCGGTTGCGGTTAATCCCGGTTCCCATGGCACTACTCTGGTCTATGTTGCCGGACCAACATGGGATACCAATGGCGATTGTGTCCTTAATGCGGAAGATTTCTGGTATTTTGCTAAAGATTGGAGAATAACAAGAGAATCCGGTACTCAGGATTACACGCTTGATAACCCGGAATTGCAGATATTCGCGTCAGAATGGATGCTTTGCATCCATAGAACAGACGGCTGTATAGGCTGGTAA
- a CDS encoding DUF1559 domain-containing protein → MKRKQGFTLVELLVVISIIALLLAVLLPSLQKARELAKRTICSNQVKQTGLAMAGYSNDYDDKMPWSGGVTNGMPDDTKDESTIHPWLIWRTDHSSKDEPFLDMTRLCAGNDGVMGRARPLRIACLFEGNFIKDGKIFYCPSNVSPNRRYESYTEQDPAQGGPSNAWGRPHQLYSKRNSDNHGWIRSGYDYYPIDRDIRLKPDLKTMKKVADSYVPKVTCRRFSRLSRTAPYLSDVICLDDNSNLGSKKFLSHKSGVSIVNGKEILRSPGINSLFSDGHVRYVPDGPVECPTNGKTQKLFDNDVWNTFLTRKNTDEGEYLMYLLYSMISP, encoded by the coding sequence GTGAAGAGAAAACAAGGTTTTACGTTAGTTGAATTGTTGGTTGTAATCTCAATCATCGCTCTGCTATTGGCAGTACTTCTTCCTTCACTGCAGAAGGCCAGGGAGCTTGCCAAAAGAACCATCTGCAGCAACCAGGTTAAACAAACGGGTCTTGCGATGGCCGGATACTCTAATGATTATGATGACAAAATGCCCTGGTCAGGTGGTGTTACTAATGGTATGCCGGATGACACAAAAGATGAATCTACAATACATCCATGGCTTATTTGGAGAACTGATCATTCATCAAAGGACGAACCTTTTCTGGACATGACGCGACTCTGTGCCGGTAACGATGGCGTAATGGGCAGGGCTCGTCCTCTGAGAATAGCTTGTTTATTTGAAGGTAATTTTATAAAAGATGGGAAAATATTTTATTGTCCTTCAAATGTATCCCCAAACCGCAGGTATGAGTCTTATACTGAGCAGGACCCCGCACAGGGAGGTCCCAGCAATGCATGGGGCCGGCCTCACCAGCTTTATAGTAAAAGAAATTCTGACAATCATGGTTGGATTCGTTCAGGATACGATTATTATCCGATAGACAGGGATATCAGACTTAAACCGGATTTAAAGACAATGAAAAAAGTGGCTGATAGCTATGTGCCCAAAGTTACCTGCAGAAGATTCAGCCGGCTCAGTAGAACCGCTCCGTATCTTTCGGATGTTATTTGCTTGGATGACAATTCAAATCTCGGCAGTAAAAAGTTTCTATCTCATAAGTCAGGGGTAAGCATAGTCAATGGCAAGGAAATTCTGCGTAGCCCCGGTATAAATTCCCTGTTTAGTGATGGCCATGTACGCTATGTTCCGGATGGGCCGGTTGAATGCCCAACTAACGGTAAAACTCAGAAGCTTTTTGATAATGATGTTTGGAACACTTTTCTTACAAGAAAAAATACAGATGAAGGCGAATATCTGATGTACTTGCTTTATAGTATGATTTCGCCGTAA
- a CDS encoding Gfo/Idh/MocA family oxidoreductase yields MGKIRIVTIGGFGHIDAVFRDLAVTDEADLVGMAPAYAGEDISKFLKLPPAAGKNVACNDYKKMLKDLKPDVAVVSTRLDLIPKLIIDAADAGCHIIAEKPLALDTATLEKVRKAVEKNKVNLMAMLTMRSDPQFVAAKQVYDSGAIGDAILANGRKSYKWGTRPDWFGDKDKYGGTIGWVGIHAFDYINYVTGLSFTKVAAMKGNLVHSDRKACEDNCVFIAELSNGGHASISVDYCRPESAPTHGDDWIRVIGTKGVLEASLAKKNCVVISNEKGTFEQPLPNGKDKMFRRFLLNILAGKTEENEELKRLSFMLTKVCLLARDAAEQNKIIDVK; encoded by the coding sequence ATGGGTAAAATACGAATAGTCACCATCGGAGGTTTTGGTCATATTGATGCAGTATTCCGTGATTTAGCTGTTACGGATGAGGCCGATTTGGTCGGTATGGCACCGGCTTACGCAGGAGAGGACATTTCCAAATTTCTAAAGCTTCCGCCCGCGGCAGGTAAAAATGTTGCCTGTAACGACTACAAAAAAATGCTGAAGGATTTGAAGCCCGATGTTGCCGTAGTCAGTACAAGGCTCGATTTGATTCCGAAATTAATAATAGATGCCGCTGACGCCGGCTGTCATATAATCGCGGAAAAGCCGCTGGCACTTGATACGGCCACTCTCGAAAAAGTCCGCAAAGCAGTCGAGAAAAACAAAGTTAATCTGATGGCTATGCTGACCATGCGCAGCGACCCGCAGTTTGTGGCCGCAAAGCAGGTTTATGACAGCGGCGCCATAGGCGATGCGATTTTGGCAAACGGCAGAAAGAGTTATAAATGGGGCACAAGACCCGACTGGTTCGGCGACAAGGACAAATACGGCGGAACTATCGGCTGGGTCGGTATCCACGCCTTTGATTATATAAATTATGTTACAGGTTTGAGTTTTACAAAGGTTGCCGCGATGAAAGGCAATCTCGTTCACAGCGACAGGAAAGCCTGCGAGGACAATTGCGTCTTTATAGCTGAACTCAGCAACGGCGGGCACGCTTCGATTAGCGTTGATTATTGCAGGCCGGAATCGGCCCCGACGCACGGCGATGACTGGATTCGGGTTATTGGCACAAAAGGTGTTCTTGAGGCAAGTTTAGCCAAGAAGAATTGTGTCGTCATCAGCAATGAAAAGGGTACTTTTGAACAGCCTTTGCCGAATGGAAAAGATAAGATGTTCCGCAGATTTCTTCTGAATATTCTTGCCGGTAAAACAGAGGAAAATGAAGAGCTTAAGCGGCTTTCCTTTATGCTGACCAAAGTTTGCCTGCTTGCCCGCGACGCCGCCGAGCAAAACAAAATCATCGATGTAAAATAA